GGCCCGCTTCCCGGACACCCCACCCGACGCGGGCCGCCCGGGCCCGGGAGCCACCCCGAACACCGAGAACACGGCCCGCGGCCCGGCCGCAGGCGTGTCGCCGAACTCCGAGAGCCTGGGCCGTCGTCCGTCCACGGGCATGTCACCGGGCGCCGAGAACTCCGGCCGGCACCCGGCCACGGGCGCCTCCCGTAACTCCGGGAACGCGGGCCCGGCCGCCTCCGGCGGCACCCCGCCCCGCCCCGCCGACCGCCCCTCGACCCCGCGCCGCACGGGCGCCCCCGCCGAGACAGCCGCGGAAATGACGTTCCGCCTCCGCCCGATCCCGGCGGCGGACCCCACCAACGGCACTTCCGGCGCCCAGAGTTCTGCCGGCACGGCTGCCGGCCGAGGCACGCCCTCCCGCCCCGGCGGTGCCCCGGCCCAAGGCGCGTCCGGGATGCCTCCGCATGCGGGCAACGCCTCCGGGCAGGGCTCCTTCGGCAGCTCTTCGCGTTCCGGCAGTGGTCAGGCCGAGGGTTCCGCCGGCATCGCTCCCGGGCGGGGCACGCCCGCCGGCGCACCGACGCACGGTTCCCCCGGCGTGCCCCCGCGAGCGGCCTCCGCTTCCGCGCCAGGTTCCCTCGGCACCCCTCACCATCCCGGCGCCGCCCCCTCCGAATCCCCCCGGCGTTCCGCCTCCGCGCCGTTGCCGCCCATGCGTCCGCCCGTGCAGGCGCCCCCGGGCGGTGGCGGGTACGGGGCGGCCGGCTCCGGTGGCGGCTCGGTCGGTTCGTCGTACTCGGCAGGGGGGCATGGGTCCTCCGCACAGTTCTCGCCGGACCCGGCCCTGTCCTGGAGCGCCCCCATGGCGCCCGGTTCGGGGCGGCCCGTCGTGTCGTTCGGGGAGCCCGAGGGGTACGACGAGCAGGCGCGGCCCCGTCCGCTCGGGATGCGGCTCAGGCCCCGGCTCGCTGTCGCCGCCGCCTGTGTCGTGCTCGGCGTAGGGCTCATCGGCGGTGCCGTGACCGGGAGTTGGCTCGTCGGGGAGCCCGGTGACGGCGGTGCCCGGGACACCTTCGCCGCCGCCGGAAGCCTCTGGCACGGAGTACCCGTGGACCAGCTCTTCCCCCGCACCGTGATCGGGAAGGGCGCCGGCCCCGGCGGAGCCGACCGGATCTGGACGCGGATCGCCGTCGCCCCCGACAGCGGCTGCACGGGCGCCTTCGACCCCCTCCTGCGCAAGGCCCTCGCCCCCGTCGGCTGCCAGCGCCTGCTGCGCGCCACCTACACCGACGCCACCCAGAGCTACGTCACCACCGTCGGCCTGCTCTTCACCGACGCCGACGCCACCGCGATGCGCTCGCTCGACGGCCGCTTCTCCAAGGAGGGCCTGGACCGCCGTACGGACCTCATGCCCCGTCCGTACGCCGCCAAGGGCACGAAGGCCGCCGGCTTCGGCAACGACCAGCGCGCCTCCTGGACCGTCTCGGTGCTGACCGACGCCCCCGTCGTCGTCTACGCCGTCTCCGGCTGGGCCGACCACCGCACCGTCGACGAGCCCCAGCCCGCCGACGAGGCCATGGAGTCCGGCGCCACCACGGCCGTCGCCCAGGCCGGACTCGGCCACGAGGCAAAGGGCCTCGCCGACCGGATCGAGCGCGCTCTGCGCAAGAACGTCGGCCCGTCCACGGAGCAGTCGTCATGAACCCCGGCACGCACCCCGGCGCGAACCCAGGTACGCGGACCGGCCTGAACGACGCGGCCCCCGCCACCGTGACCAGTGGTGTGAAGCACCTCGTGACCCGACGCACCGGCCCCCTCGCCGCCCTCCTGGGCGCCTGCCTCGCTCTCCTGCCGCCCACCACCGCGCACGCAGACTCCATACGCGCCCAGCAATGGGCCCTGGAGGCCATGCACACGCAGGAGGCCTGGCAGACCACCAAGGGCAAGGGCGTCACCGTCGCCGTCCTCGACACCGGCGTCGAGGGCGACCACCCCGACCTCGCCGGCAACGTCCTCCAGGGCAAGGACATGGTCGGCTTCGGAGCCGACCGCGGCGACCGCGCCTGGGCCAGGCACGGCACCGCGATGGCCGGCATCATCGCCGGCCACGGACACGGCGCCGACAACGGCGACGGCGTCATGGGCATAGCCCCCGAGGCCAAGATCCTCCCCGTCCGCGTGATCCTGGAGGACGGCGACCCCGCCCGCGCCAAGGCCCGCAGCACCCGCGGCAACGCGCTCGCCGAAGGCATCCGCTGGGCCGCCGACCACGGCGCCGACGTCATCAACCTCTCCCTGGGCGACGACTCCAAGTCCGCCCACCCGGAGGCCGGCGAGGACGAGGCCGTGCAGTACGCCCTGAAGAAGGGCGCCGTCGTCGTCGCCTCGGCCGGCAACGGCGGCGAGAAGGGCGACCACATCTCCTACCCGGCCGCCTACCCGGGCGTCATCGCCGCGACCGCCGTCGACCGCTACGGCACCCGCGCCTCGTTCTCCACCCGCCGCTGGTACGCCACGGTCAGCGCCCCCGGCGACAAGGTCGTCATCGCCGACCCCGACCACAAGTACTACGAGGGCTGGGGCACCAGCGCCGCTGCCGCGTTCGTCTCCGGCGCGGTCGCCCTGGTCAAGGCCGCCCACCCCGGCCTGACCCCGGCCCAGATCAAGAAGCTCCTGGAGGACACGGCCCGCAACGCCC
The DNA window shown above is from Streptomyces chartreusis and carries:
- the mycP gene encoding type VII secretion-associated serine protease mycosin — translated: MNPGTHPGANPGTRTGLNDAAPATVTSGVKHLVTRRTGPLAALLGACLALLPPTTAHADSIRAQQWALEAMHTQEAWQTTKGKGVTVAVLDTGVEGDHPDLAGNVLQGKDMVGFGADRGDRAWARHGTAMAGIIAGHGHGADNGDGVMGIAPEAKILPVRVILEDGDPARAKARSTRGNALAEGIRWAADHGADVINLSLGDDSKSAHPEAGEDEAVQYALKKGAVVVASAGNGGEKGDHISYPAAYPGVIAATAVDRYGTRASFSTRRWYATVSAPGDKVVIADPDHKYYEGWGTSAAAAFVSGAVALVKAAHPGLTPAQIKKLLEDTARNAPADGRDDSRGYGFIDPAAAIKKAAGMRPEDLKAASYGEEYFGAGPDAASSDDDATGWTAWLAGTAGGLLLVSAVVVWRGRRGRFGR